The region CACGGCGGCGAAGGATCAAGGGCTAGTGAATTCTTTCACATGTGGACTCGCTCGTCTCACGAACGGGCCAAGGCCGCGTATCGACTACGCCGATTTCCGCAGACAGGTCAACGCCGCGATTGACCAGAACGCTCTGCTTGGGAACGTCGAGAAAACGCAGTGAGCAACACGGCGACCGAGAATCGGCCCTCGGGAGGGTATGGGGGGTCGGCTATCCCGGCGGCCCGGGAAGAGGTCCCCTGGACCCCTTGCCACCGACCGCTATCACTACACGCCACGGAGTCGCGGCCGTCAAGCGCTTTCGGTGTGGAAGGGTAGATCACCTCGGCTTGGCAGTCGCTTGACGTAGGTCCTTCTTGGCGGGAGGAGGGAACGGCTTGCGCCGCAAGGTTTCACTTGTCTAACGCTGTGAACTCAACTCACGTCGGTTATTGTCGTGGTTAGGTAGATCGGTTAGCCTCGGCGTCGAAGATTCGCGCAACGAGCGGGCGGCGAGGGGTTCGTGTGGCTGATCTGGAGTACGCGTTAGTCGAGCGACCGCTGATCGAGCAGCTCACGGGGATGGGGTGGCGGCACCTCGAAGGCGCCCCGCCGGAGGCGGTCGTTCCGACCCTGCCGTACAGGTCGGGCCGCGCCTCCTTCAGCGAGGTGATCCTCGAAGACGTGCTCCGGACCACCATCGCGGAGATCAACCTCGATGCCGAGGGGCAGCCGTGGCTCGACGAGGCCCGGATCTCCAGCGCGGTCAACCAGCTCACCCGACTCCCGGCGAGCAGCCTGCTGGAAGCCAACGAGAAGGCGACCGAGCTGCTGATCAACGGCCACGTCGTGGAGGGCGTGCCCGGCTGGGAGGGCGGCAAGGGCCGCCGCGTGCACTACATCGACTGGGAGCACCCCGAGAACAACGACTTCACGGTCGTCAACCAGTTCCGGGCCGACATCCCCGGCTCGCAGGGCAACTCGGTCGTGCCCGACCTGGTGCTGTTCGTGAACGGCATCCCGCTGGTCGTCGTCGAGTGCAAGCAGCCCAAGGTCATCGACCTGACCGGCGCGGTGAACCAGATCCGCGACTACGCCGAGCAGCGCCGCACCGACATCCGCACCGGGAACCAGAAGCTGTTCCACACCGTGCAACTCACCGTCGTCACCAGCGGCGAGGAGGCGAAGCTCGGCACGTTCACCGCGACCGAGAAGCACTACGTGCCGTGGCGTGATCCGTACCCGCTGACCGCCAAGCAGCTCGCGGCGACCCTCGGCAAGCCGGAGGACACGCTGAGCCGCCAGGAGATCCTGGCCGGAGCGGTGCTCGACAAGGCCAGGCTGCTCGACATCGTGCACAACTTCGTGACCTCCATGACCACGGAGCGGGGCGCGAAGATCAAGGCGGCGCCGCGCTACCAGCAGTACCGCGCGGTCGCCAAGACCGTCGAGCGGCTGCTGACCGGCAAGACGCGGCTGCGGCACGGCCGGCAGGACCAGCGCGGCGGGATCATCTGGCACACCCAGGGCTCCGGCAAGAGCCTCACCATGACCTTCCTCGTACGCAGACTGCGTGCGACTCCGGCCCTCGCGGACGCCAAGGTGGTGGTGGTCACCGACCGCACCCAGCTCCAGGGGCAGCTCAGCGAGACCATGGAGCTCGCCGGTGAGCACCTGGACGTGGCGACGAGCGGTGCCAAGGCGCAGGCGGCCCTGCGCAAGCACGGCCCCGGCGTGGTCTTCGTGATGATCCAGAAGAACCAGGACACCGGCAGCGGCGGCACCGGCATGGCCGCGGGCACCCCGCTCGGCGAACTGAACACCGACGAGTCGATCGTCGTCCTGATCGACGAGGCGCACCGCTCGCACAGCGCCACGCTGGGCGCGAACCTGCGCGAGGCGCTGCCCAACGCCGCCCGCATCGGCTTCACCGGCACCCCCATCATGACCAGAAACAGCCGGCGCAAGACCAGCGTGGATCTGTTCGGCCCGTTCATCGACAAGTATCGGCTCAAGGACGCCGAGGACGACGGCGTGATCGTGCCGATCGTCTACGAGGTGCGGACGGTTCGCGGCGCCGTACGCGACGGCCGGGAGCTCGACGACATCTTCGAAGAGGACCTCGAAGGCCTGACCGAGGAGGAGCGCGAGCAGCTCCAGCGGCGCTACGCCACCAAGGGGAAGGTCTCGGCCGCCGAGCAGCTCATCGCGGCCAAGGCCAAGAACATCCTGCGGCACTATGTCGAGAAGATCCTGCCCGAGCGTTTCAAGGCGCAGGTCGTCGCCGAGGACCGGGAGGCGACCGTGCGCTACCGGGAGGCGTTGCTCGCCGCGCGGGACGAGCTGGTGGGGGAGATCGAACGGCTGCCGCCGAAGGTGCTGGCGACACCGCTCGACGAGGTGTACGGGTTGCGCAAGCGCGAGGCCTACCTGGTCAGAGCCTCGCGCCAGCTCGACCTGCTCAGGCGGATCGACTTCGTGCCCGTCATCTCCGAGGGCAACTCCGAGCGCGAGCAGCAGCTGGCCGAGTGGACGGACCCGGTGAAGCGGAAAGCCCGCATCGACGGCTTCACCCAGCCCTACGAGGAGTCGGAGATCGGGTTCGTCATCGTGCAGGCGATGCTGCTGACGGGGTTCGACGCGCCGATCGAGCAGGTGATGTATCTGGACCGGGGGCTGAAGGAGGCCGAGCTCCTGCAGGCGGTCGCCCGCGTGAACCGGACCTCCGACGGCAAGGACTTCGGCTACGTCGTCGACTATCACGGCGTCGCGGAGAACCTGCTGCAGGCGTTGCGTCTCTACGCCCGGGAGGACTACGACAGCGACGACGCGGCCGACGTCGAGAACGCCATGCGCGACCCGCAGGACGAGATCCACAAGCTGGAGCCGCGGCGGACCCGGCTGCGCATGCTGTTCTCCGAGCGGGGCGTGGACGCCGACGACGTCGAGAGCTGCGTCCAGCTGCTCGCCGACGACGAGTTGCGCGACAAGTTCACCGTCGAGCTGGCCCGGTTCCTCAAGACCGTCAACGCGGTGCTGCCCGACCCCGCGGCCAAGCCCTTCCTGCCGGACGCCAAGCACTTCACGGTCGTCAAGGTGACCGCCGTACGCCGCTACCGGGTGGACGGCGGCGAGTTCAACCCCTCGGCGTACGGCGAGAAGATCCGCGAGCTGATCGACGATCACGTGGTGTCGCTCGGCATCGAGCTGACGCTGCCTCCGGTCGCGCTCACCGCGCCCGACTTCGCGGAGAAGGTCGACAAGCTGCCCGGCCCGCGCGCGAAGGCGTCGGAGATGGAGCACGCCATCCGCCACCACATCTCCGTGCACGCCGGCGAGGACCCGCACCGCTACCAACTGCTCAGCGAGCGGCTGAAGAAGATCCTGGAGGAGCTGGCCGACGACATCGAAGCGCAGGTGCGCGCGTTACAGGGGCTGCTCACCGAGATCGTCGAGGAGCGGCCGGAGAACCCGCACGGGCTCGGCGACGTGGAGACCGCCCTCTACGGCGTGCTGCTCGGCGAGACCGCCACCTCCGCCGACGACGCGCAGGACACCGCCCTGGTGGACGTGACCAGGAAGGTGTACGCGCTGGCCGTCGAGACCGTCCACCGCACCGACTTCTGGAAGCAGGCCAAGCGCACCGACCAGGAGAAGTTCCGGCGGCGCATCTCGGGGCTGCTTTTCGAGGCCGAGGTCTGCGACGAGGACGACCTCAAGAAGATCTCCTCCCAGCTGCTCGACGTGATCAGGCACAACCAGCGGCGGATCCCCAAGCTCTGATCTGCTCTGACCAGGCCCTGACCTGGCATGCTGATGCCCGTGAGTGACTTCCCCGGCGTCCTGCGGGTCGGCGACCTCGACATCGCCGTGTCGGTGAGCCCGCGACGCACGACCGTGCGGCTCACCGTCGAGCGGGACGCCTCGGTCACCGCGGTCGTCTCGCCGCAGGTGTCCAGGGCCGAGCTGGTCAAGGTGGTCGAGGCCAAACGGTCCTGGCTGTACGGCAAACTCGCCGAGCGGCGTGAACTGGGCGAGGCCCGCCCGGCCCGGCAGTACGTGGACGGGGAGGGTTTCCCGTACCTCGGGCGCTCGTACCGGCTGCGGCTCGTCGAGCCGGGCCGCGAGGTGCGGCTGATCCGCGGGCGGCTGGAGCTGGGCCGGGGCGGGGGAGCCCGGGAGCTGGTCCGCTGGTATCGGCGGGCCGGTGAGCCGTGGCTCAGGCGGCGCGTCCGCCCCTGGGCCGAGCGGACGGGCGTCGAGGTGACCGGGTTGCGGGTGCTGCCGCTGGGCTACCGGTGGGGGTCGTGCTCACCGGACGGCAGGGTCAACATCCACTGGGCGACGATGCAACTGCCGCCGACGCTCATCGACTACGTGCTCGTCCACGAACTGGCCCACCTGGTGCGGCACGACCACGGCGCGGAGTTCTGGCGGCTGGTCGAGCGGGTGCTGCCCGGCTACGAGGGCTGCCGCGAGCGCCTGCACCGGCTCGGCCCCGACCTGTGGCTGCCCCCGGAAGGTCGCTGACGACACGAGTGGCCGGCAGGCGGAGTAGATTCCTGGCGTCGATCTTTCCGTCGCACTCGGAGGCGTGGTGCCTGACCGTACGGTGATCCTCGGCCGGTACGAGCTGGACCCCGTGCATCTCGGCAGGGGTGCCATGGGCACGGTGTGGGGCGGCCATGACAGGGTCCTGGACCGTCGTGTGGCGATCAAGCTGATTCGCTTCCCCGACGACCGGCCCGACCCCGAGATGGAGCGCCGGTTCGGCCGCGAAGCCCAGGTCATGGCCCGGCTGAACCATCCGGGCGCGCCTGCCGTCCACGACCTCGGGGCGTTCGAGGATCCGATGGCCGGGCGCCGGCTCTTTCTCGTCATGGAGTTCGTCGAGGGCGTCACGCTCGACGACGTCGTCGCGGAGCACGGGCCACTGCCCGTCGGGTGGGCCGCCGCGGTCGGCACCCAGATCGCCGCGGTGCTCGGCGCGGCCCACGCACAGGGGATCCTGCATCGGGATCTGAAGCCGGCCAACCTGATGGTCCGGCGCGACGGCACGGTGAAGGTCCTCGACTTCGGCCTCGCCATGCTGCACGATCCCGGCGCGTCGAAGCTCACGCGGACCGGCCAGGTGCTCGGCACCGTGTCGTACAGCCCGCCGGAGCAGATCCGCGCGGGCGCGGTGACGGCGCGGAGCGACCTCTACGCGCTCGGCTGCGTGCTGTACGAGCTCCTCACCGGTGAGCCGCTGTTCGCGGGGCTCACCGAATTCGAGGTGCAGGAGCAGCACGTCAACGTCGCGCCTCCCGCCGTGCGGTCGTCCCGCCCGGACGTGCCCCGGGAACTCGACGAGATCATCGCGTCACTGGTGGCGAAACGCGCCGAAGACCGGCCGGAGAGCGCCGCGGTGGTGCACGACCGGCTGATGGCGTACGTGACGGGGGTGGGCCACCTGCCCGGGATCACGACCGCCGGGCCGAGCGCCACGCGCATGTACGCCCACGCCGTCAGCCGGATCCTCCTGTCTCCCGGCCCTTCTCCTGGCGCTGCCGCCGCACCGGGAGTGATCCCGAACGTGCCCGCGGACGACGGCGGGCCGAGCCGGGAGGAGCTGGAGCGGGTCCGCCGCGAGGCGATGTCCCTGCTTCGCCATTCGCGGTACGAGGAGGCGGCCACGATGCTGGCGTCGGTGACGGATCCGGCGAGCCGGGCGTACGGCACCGACGACCCCGAGGTGCTGGATCTGCGGACCCAGCTGGCGAACGCCCTCTTCGAAGGCGGCGATCACCGGCGGGCCGCCGCCGCCTTCAACGGGCTCGCCCTCGACCTGGCCCGCCGTCACGGACCCGATGATGAGCGGACGTTCCAGTGCCGCCTGCAGGAGGCCGCCTGCCACGAGCGGAACGACGACGGCGATCTGGCGCTCCGCCTTCTGCACGACCTCCTCGCGGACCAACGGCGCGTTCATCCGGCCGGCGACCAGCGGACGCTGGAGTTGCGCAGGCAGATAGGCGAACTGCAGAAGAAGATCGGCGACCTCGCCGCCGCCCGCCACACGTTCGCCGAGCTGTACGACGATCTCTGCCACCGCTACGGCGGCGACCACCCGGCGACCGTACGGGTGCGTGACGGGCTCGCGGCCCTGGAGATCTGAGGCGGGTGCTTTCAGCGGACGCGGTGGGCGCCGGGGGCGGGGGTGGCGGGCAGGAACGTCGGCGGGGCCCAGCCCCGCTCGGCGTAGGCGCGCTCGACCGTCGTGCGCACCCGGTCCACCCGGTCGTCGGCGACGAGCGCGATGGCCGAGCCGCCGAAGCCGCCGCCGGTCATCCGGGCCCCCCGCGCGCCGCCCCGGACCGCGCTCTCGACCGCGACGTCCAGCTCCGGGCAGGAGACCTGGTACTGGTCCCGCAGCGACAAATGTGAGGCGTTCAGCAGCGCGCCGATCTCCTGTACGGCTCCCGCGCGCAGCAGCCCGATGACGGCCTCCACCCGGTGGTTCTCGGTGACGACGTGCTGGGTGCGGGCCCGCTCGTCGCCGCTCAGCCGGGACAGCGCCGCCGCGAGGTCCGTCACGTCCCGCAGGGACGCGACGCCGAGGTGCTTGGCCGCGTTCTCGCAGTCCTGGCGGCGCTTCGCGTACTGCCCGTCGGCCAGTTCGTGGTGGACGCCGGTGTCGATGATGAGGATCTGCAGGCCGTACGCCGACAGGTCGAACGGAACGGCGCGGCTCGCCAGCGAGCGGCAGTCGAGGAACAGGGCGTGCCCCTCCCGGCCGAGCGCGGAGGCCGCCTGGTCCATGATCCCGCAGGGCATGCCGACGAACTCGTTCTCGGCCTTCTGGCACAGTCTGGCCAGCTCCATCGGCTCCAGGCCCAGGCCGTGAAGATCGCTCAGGGCGAGCCCGACCGACACCTCCAGCGCGGCGCTGGACGACAGCCCGGCGCCCGTGGGGACGTCGCCGTCGATCATGATGTCCGCACCGCGGACCGGGAGGCCGGCGCCGCGCATCACCTGGATCACCCCGGCCGGGTAACGCGCCCAGCCCTCGGCCCGGTCGATATCGTCCAGCGCCTGCTCCTCGCCGGGCATCTGGACGGAGGCGATCCGCACCGTGAGGTCCTCGCGGGGACGCACGGCCGCGGTGACGCCCCACGGCACCGCGAACGGCAGCACGAAGCCGTCGTTGTAGTCGGTGTGCTCGCCGATCAGGTTCACCCGGCCGGGCGCGTGCCAGATTCCGGCGGGTTGCTCGCCGTACGCCTGGAAAAAAGCACCGGCAACGCCCACAGTCGCACACTCCTCGACATCCTCGGCCTCCCCGTAGGGTAGCGACCTTCACGGTCGCCGACATGCCGGGGCCCGGCTCGGGATGCCGAGCCGGGCCTCAGGTCGCGGATGTTACGTCGCAGGCACCTCGGCCCGCTCGTCCGGGACGCAGTGCGTCATCTTCAGGCCCGACACGTCGCGCGGGCCGTTCTTGCCGAGGGCGGACAAGCGCTGCCTGTCCTCGTCGGTCAGGTCCTGGCTCGCCAGCGGCTCCAGGTGCTTGACGTCGTCCGGCGTGATGCCGAGGCCCTCGCCGACGCGCAGCCCGAGGTCGTCCTCAACCAGCAGCAGATGCCAGACCATGCGCTCCTGGATCGGCCGGTCGCACTGCGACAGCATGGTGACGAAGTTCTCCACCAGGTCGTCGCGCTCCCACTGCTCCATGAGCAGGTAGCGCTCGCCCGCCTGCTTGTAGTCGTTGGTCCGCGGGATGCGCTTGCGGGTGAGCCTGCCGGCGATCTCCGGGCCCTGCTCGTCGTGCGTCGGGAACTGCCCCTCGCGCAGCCCGCCGGTGATCGAGGGCTCGTAGTTGACGTGCGGGTTCTCGCCCGCCTGGTCCTGCCGGTAGGTCATGAAGCCGTCGCGCTGGTTGGTCCGCACGTCGGCGTTCTTGGCCTGGTTGACCGGCAGTTGCAGGTAGTTCGGCCCGACGCGGTAGCGCTGGGTGTCGCTGTAGGAGAACGTGCGGCCCACCAGCATCTTGTCGTCGGAGAAGTCCAGCCCGTCGACCAGGACGCCGGTGCCGAAGGAGATCTGCTCGTTCTCGGCGAAGACGTTGTCCACGGTCCGGTCCAGGACCATCCGGCCGACCGGCTTGGCCGGGAAGATCTCCTCCGGCCAGACCTTGGTGTCGTCGAGCGGGTCGAAGTCCAGCTCGGGGTGCTCCTCGTCGCTCATCATCTGGACGAGCAGCTCCCACTCCGGGTGGTCGCCGCGGTCGATCGCCTCGCGGAGGTCCTTGGTCGCGTGTCCCAGCTCGTGCGCCTGGACGCGGGCGGCGTCCTCGGCCGTCATGCTCCGGACCCCCTGCTTGGGCATCCAGTGATACTTCACGAGGTGGGTCTCGCCCTCGGCGTTGACCCACTTGTACGTGTTGACCCCGAATCCCTGCATGTGCCGGTAGTCAGACGGGATGCCCCGCGGGCTGAACAGGTTGACGAGCATGTGCATGCTCTCGGGGCTCTGCGACATGAAGTCGAAGATGCGGTTCGGCTCCTGCCGGAACGTCACCGGGTCCGGCTTGAGCGCGTGGATCACGTCGGGGAACTTGATGGCGTCGCGGATGAAGAACACCGCGAGGTCGTTGCCGACGAGGTCCCAGTTGCCGTCCTCGGTGTAGAACTTCACCGCGAACCCGCGCGGGTCGCGGGCGGCCTCCGACGAGTCCCGCCCCCCGATCACCGTCGAGAACCGCACGGCCACGTCGGTGCGCTTGCCGGCCTCCTGGAACAGCTTCGCCCTCGTGAACCGGGCGATCGGCTCGCCGCCCCACGTGCCGTACGCCTCGAAGAAGCCGTACGACGTGGTGCCGCGCGCGTGCACCACCCGCTCCGGGATGCGCTCCCGGTCGAAGTGGCTGATCTTCTCCAGGAACTGGTAGTTCTCGAGGGTGGCCGGACCGCGTGCGCCGACCGTCCGCTGGTTCTGGTTGTCGTAGACCGGGTGCCCTTGACGGTTGGTCAGCACCGGGCGCTCGTCGCCGGGCTCCGGTCCCCTGCTCGACACGTCCGTCATGGGACGGCTCCTCTCGTATTTGATCTCTTTTGAGCTGTCAGTCCTTGTCAATGACTCCCTATCCGATTTTCGGCGGGGTATTCACGGGGACGGAGATCGGTCCGGCCCCGCCGGGCACTGCCCGGCGGGGCGGCGGAGGGTGGTCAGCGTGATCAGCCCCGCACGCGCGGCTCGCCGCGATAGGTGCCGAACGACCACAGGTTGTCCTCCGGGTCGCGCACCGCGAACTCGCGGGACCCGTGGTCGGTGTCGTACGGCTCCTGGACGACGCGCGCCCCCGCGGCGGTCGCCCGCGCGTACAGCCCGTCGGGGTCGCCGGTCACGACGTACGCGCCGAACGTGCCGGGGGCGAGGTTCCACTTGTCGTCCGGCGTCTCGCGGACGCTGCCCAGCATGATCCCACCGCCGGGCGGCCAGGAGAGCTGGGCGTGGCCGACGTGGTCGCCCTCGCCGAAGACTGCGGTCTCCTCGAAGCCGAAGGCCTCGACGAGGAAGGCGATCAACGCGCGGGCGTCCCTGGCCCGCAGCGTGGGCCATACCTGGGGTGCTGGTGTGCTGTCGTTCATGCCGCCGAGTCTGGCCGTCCGTCCTCGGCCGGGGCTTGGACGTTTCGGAACGGCACCCCCTCTTCGGCCAGCCACCGGCTGGGGGAGCATCCGGCGAGGCTCCGGAACTCGCGGGCGAGGTGCGCCTGGTCGTAGAACCCGCACCCGGCCGCGGCGTCGGCCAGCGCGAGCCGCCGGCCGGACGCCGCCGCGTCCTGGAGCAGGCGGCGGACCCGGTCGAAGCGGACGACCCGCGCCGCCTCCTTGGGGGACAGGCCGATCTCCTCCCGGAACCGGCCGTTGAGGTGCCGGGCGCTCCAGCCCGCCTCGCGGGCGAGATCGGACACGGTGACCCGGCCGCCGGTGGCCAGCATCCGCCGCCACGCTCGGGTCACCTCCGGCGGCCGCTCCGGGGTGGGGCGGGTGTGCCGGGACAGGACCGCGTCGAGAGCCGCGAAGCGGTCGTCCCAGCCGGGCGCCCCCAGCAGGCGCTCGCGCAGTTCGCCCGCCAGGGCGCCGAGGACGTCGGCGCCGTCGAGGTCGAGCCCGGACAGCTCCCCGGCCGGCACGCCGAGCAGGGCCCGCGCGCCGAGCGGCGTGAGCGCGAGCTGGACCCCCGACTGCCGCCCGTCGTGGGTGACGATCGCCGGGGCGGTGTGCAACCCGCCCACCAGCGTGTCGTACGACCCCGCCGGAGTGCGGGGATCGGGATGCGCCGCGACGACGAGCGGATCGTCCAGCGTGACGATCATGGTCAGGTACGGCGAGGGCAGGCCGCGGTGCGTCCCGGGCGGGACGCCGGCGTCGCGGTAGCCGCTGTACCACGCGACCAGCGGACGCAGCGGGGGAGCGGGCCGCCGCCGGACGTACCGCGCCTCCTCCCGCTCACCGTCTTTTCTGCCGGGGTCCTTGCCGGGGTCGGCTGTCCGCCGTGCCGATGCCGCCATCCGCCGCTCCTCCCTCCGCGTCCCCAGTCTCCCCGAAGGGCAACGCGTCAGTCACCGGCGCCCCGTGCCGCCCGTGTCACGTCTCGTGCCTCCGGCGCGTCTCTATAGGGGAGGCGGAGACAAGGAGGCCAGATGCCCGCGGTGACCGAGGGGCAGCCCGCGCCGGTCGCCAGTTTCGAGAGCAGCCGTGAGCTGCTCTTCGGGGTGGCGTACCGGGTGCTGGGCAGCGTGACCGACGCCGAGGACGTCGTCCAGGAGGCGTGGCTGCGGTGGGACCGCGTCGACCACGCCAGGATCGCCGACCCCCGGTCCTTCCTCGTCCAGGTCACGACGAGACTCGCCCTCGACCGGCTGCGGTGGGCGAAGGCCCGCAGGGAGGCGTACGTCGGGCAGTGGCTGCCCGAGCCGCTGCCGACCGGACCCGCGATCGAGGACGGCGCGGAGATCGCCGACTCGGTCTCCGTGGCCATGCTCGTGGTGATGGAGACCCTCTCCCCGCTGGAACGGGTCGTGTTCGTGCTCCGCGAGGCGTTCGAGTTCTCCTTCGCCGACATCGCGGTGATGGTCGGCCGGTCCGAGGCCGCGGTCCGGCAGCTGGCCCGTCGCGCCCGCTCGCACGTGCGGGAGCGTCGGCCCCGGTTCCGGCAGGACCGCGACGTCCGCAGGCGGGTGACGGAGCGCTTCCTGGCCGCCTGCCTGGGCGGCGACCTGCGGGCGCTGCTCGATCTGCTCGCCCCCGAGGTCACCTTGTGCATCGACGGGAACGGCCGCCGCGGCGTCGCCAGGAACCGGGTCGAAGGCGCGGAGAAGGTCGGCCGCCTGCTCGTCCGGGGCCTGCGCAGGGTCCTGCGCCCGGACGGCGCCGTGGTCGCGGAGACCGGCGACGCCGGGGATGACGCCGGGGACGACACCAGGGGCGACACCAGGGGCGACACCGGGAGCGGATCCGTCGTGGACGTCAACGGCGGGCCCGCGGCGCTCATCACCGCGGGGGGCGAGCCGATCGCGGTGATCGTGGTCGACGTCGACCTCGCCGCCGATCGGGTCACGCGCATCTGGATCATCGCCAACCAGGACAAGCTCGGGGGCGTCGAGGGCCGGCGCCCCGGACGACCCAGGCCCGTCCGCGCCGCGGGCCGACGGGCCGCGAGAGAAGCGACGCGGAGGCTCGGGCCAGGCAGAACGGAGACCACCTTTGAGTGAACTGAGAACCGTGCCCGAACGCATCGCCGGGCCGGCCGCATTCCTGGACGACCGCCTGGGCGCGGGCGGCTTCGCGAGACGCAACCTGCGAAAGATCTTCCCCGATCACTGGTCGTTTCTTCTCGGCGAGATCGCGCTGTACTCGTTCGTCATCCTGCTGCTCACGGGCACCTTCCTGACGTTCTGGTTCAGGCCGAGCATGGGAGAGATCGTCTACGACGGCACGTACGCCCCGCTCAAGGGGGTGGCGATGTCCGAGGCGTACGCGTCCACCTTGAAGATCAGCTTCGAGGTCCGGGGCGGCCTGCTCATCCGGCAGATCCATCACTGGGCCGCCCTGATCTTCATCGGCGGCATGATGGCGCACGCGCTGCGGGTCTTCTTCACCGGCGCCTACCGCAAGCCGCGCGAGCTCAACTGGATCATCGGCGTGGTGATCCTCTCCGTCGCGCTGTTCGAGGGCCTGACCGGCTACTCCCTGCCCGACGACCTGCTGTCGGGCGCCGGCCTCCGGGTCACCCAGGGGGTGGTCATCGGCCTGCCGGTGGTCGGCACCTACGTCAACTTCTTCCTGTTCGGGAGCGAGTATCCGGGCGAGGACGTCATCTCCCGCTTCTACTCGATCCACGTCTTGCTCCTGCCCGGCCTGATCCTGGCGCTGGTCACCGCGCACCTGATCCTGATGTGGGTGCAGAAGCACACGCAGTTCCCCGGCAGGGGACGCACCAACCGCAACGTGGTCGGCGCGCCCTTCTACCCGGCCTTCATGGCGAAGTCGGGGGCGTTCTTTCTGTTCACGTTCGCCGTGATCGCCGGTCTCGGCACGTTCGCGCAGATCAACCCCGTCTGGCTGTACGGGCCGTACAGCCCCGCCGACATCTCGGCTGGCTCGCAGCCCGACTTCTACCTGGCCTTCCTCGAAGGGGCGCTGCGCATCATGCCCGCCTGGGAGACCAACCTCTTCGGCACCGCACAGGCCGGCACGGTCCCACTCAGCGTGGTCATCCCCGCGCTGGTGCCCCTGGGGATCATCGTCGTCGGAATGGCGCTCTACCCGTTCCTGGAACGGTGGATCACCGGTGACCACCGCGAGCACCACCTCGCGGACCGGCCGCGCGACAACCCGCACCGCACCTCGATCGGCATGGCGGCCATCGCGTTCTACGGCGTGCTGTGGCTGTTCGGCGGCAACGACATCATCTCCGCGAACTTCCGCGTCAGCCTCTACACGACGACCTGGGCCGGACGGATCCTCGTGTTCGTCGCGCCCGCCCTGGCCTACATGATCACCTACCGCGTCTGCCTGGGGCTGCAGCGCTCCGACCTCGCGGTGCTCACGCACGGCGTGGAGTCGGGGGTGATCAGACGGCTGCCGGACGGCAGGTACGTCGAGGTCCACTCGCGACCGGCGGAGGACATCGAGGCGCATCTGCGCGGCCGGGAGCCGGTGCCGGTGCTGCCGTACGACGAGACCGTGCCCCCCAAGGGCTTGCGCGGGCCGATCGGCAGGCTGCGCCTGCGGATGTCCAGGGCGTACGGCGGGGAGAGGATCCCGATCGCGAACGGCGGCCCGCACGGCGAGAACGGGCAGGCCGCACTCCCGGCGGGCGTGTCCCCGAACGCCCTTCCGGACGGGCAGGAGCGCGCGCTGACGCGCTGACCCGTCTCCGGGACCGATGTGGTCCGGGCCGGCCGGCCCGGACCACGTTCGGCTGCTCAGCGGTCCTGTTCAGCGGTCCTGTTCAGCGATCCCGCTGCTCCGGCATCGCCCACCGCGACTCCGGCGGGTCGGCCGGGCGGATCTCGGTGAACAGCTTGAGCGTCACCGGCCGCAGCCGCTGCCACGCCTCGGCCGGCCAGCGCAGGCTCACCGAGGGGAACACGGTCTCCAGCACGATCTTCAGGTAGGAGCGGCCGGTGCAGGCGACCGGGACCTCCGTGCACAGGGCGGACAGGGCCGCCGAGGTCTCCCGCCTGCCGAGTCGCAGCCGGGCGTTCCCCATGACCTCGTTGGGGGCGTGTCCGGTCTCGAGGTCCACCGACTCCCATAAGAGCACGGGGGCCTCGTCCTCCTGCAGCCACGCTGGATAGACCGGCAACGGCAGT is a window of Microbispora sp. NBC_01189 DNA encoding:
- the galK gene encoding galactokinase — translated: MGVAGAFFQAYGEQPAGIWHAPGRVNLIGEHTDYNDGFVLPFAVPWGVTAAVRPREDLTVRIASVQMPGEEQALDDIDRAEGWARYPAGVIQVMRGAGLPVRGADIMIDGDVPTGAGLSSSAALEVSVGLALSDLHGLGLEPMELARLCQKAENEFVGMPCGIMDQAASALGREGHALFLDCRSLASRAVPFDLSAYGLQILIIDTGVHHELADGQYAKRRQDCENAAKHLGVASLRDVTDLAAALSRLSGDERARTQHVVTENHRVEAVIGLLRAGAVQEIGALLNASHLSLRDQYQVSCPELDVAVESAVRGGARGARMTGGGFGGSAIALVADDRVDRVRTTVERAYAERGWAPPTFLPATPAPGAHRVR
- a CDS encoding catalase yields the protein MTDVSSRGPEPGDERPVLTNRQGHPVYDNQNQRTVGARGPATLENYQFLEKISHFDRERIPERVVHARGTTSYGFFEAYGTWGGEPIARFTRAKLFQEAGKRTDVAVRFSTVIGGRDSSEAARDPRGFAVKFYTEDGNWDLVGNDLAVFFIRDAIKFPDVIHALKPDPVTFRQEPNRIFDFMSQSPESMHMLVNLFSPRGIPSDYRHMQGFGVNTYKWVNAEGETHLVKYHWMPKQGVRSMTAEDAARVQAHELGHATKDLREAIDRGDHPEWELLVQMMSDEEHPELDFDPLDDTKVWPEEIFPAKPVGRMVLDRTVDNVFAENEQISFGTGVLVDGLDFSDDKMLVGRTFSYSDTQRYRVGPNYLQLPVNQAKNADVRTNQRDGFMTYRQDQAGENPHVNYEPSITGGLREGQFPTHDEQGPEIAGRLTRKRIPRTNDYKQAGERYLLMEQWERDDLVENFVTMLSQCDRPIQERMVWHLLLVEDDLGLRVGEGLGITPDDVKHLEPLASQDLTDEDRQRLSALGKNGPRDVSGLKMTHCVPDERAEVPAT
- a CDS encoding VOC family protein, coding for MNDSTPAPQVWPTLRARDARALIAFLVEAFGFEETAVFGEGDHVGHAQLSWPPGGGIMLGSVRETPDDKWNLAPGTFGAYVVTGDPDGLYARATAAGARVVQEPYDTDHGSREFAVRDPEDNLWSFGTYRGEPRVRG
- a CDS encoding helix-turn-helix domain-containing protein; its protein translation is MAASARRTADPGKDPGRKDGEREEARYVRRRPAPPLRPLVAWYSGYRDAGVPPGTHRGLPSPYLTMIVTLDDPLVVAAHPDPRTPAGSYDTLVGGLHTAPAIVTHDGRQSGVQLALTPLGARALLGVPAGELSGLDLDGADVLGALAGELRERLLGAPGWDDRFAALDAVLSRHTRPTPERPPEVTRAWRRMLATGGRVTVSDLAREAGWSARHLNGRFREEIGLSPKEAARVVRFDRVRRLLQDAAASGRRLALADAAAGCGFYDQAHLAREFRSLAGCSPSRWLAEEGVPFRNVQAPAEDGRPDSAA
- the sigJ gene encoding RNA polymerase sigma factor SigJ is translated as MPAVTEGQPAPVASFESSRELLFGVAYRVLGSVTDAEDVVQEAWLRWDRVDHARIADPRSFLVQVTTRLALDRLRWAKARREAYVGQWLPEPLPTGPAIEDGAEIADSVSVAMLVVMETLSPLERVVFVLREAFEFSFADIAVMVGRSEAAVRQLARRARSHVRERRPRFRQDRDVRRRVTERFLAACLGGDLRALLDLLAPEVTLCIDGNGRRGVARNRVEGAEKVGRLLVRGLRRVLRPDGAVVAETGDAGDDAGDDTRGDTRGDTGSGSVVDVNGGPAALITAGGEPIAVIVVDVDLAADRVTRIWIIANQDKLGGVEGRRPGRPRPVRAAGRRAAREATRRLGPGRTETTFE